Below is a window of Leifsonia sp. NPDC080035 DNA.
CGGGCACGCCCGCGCTGGACATCGAATCGGTCGCGTGGGACGAGGACGGCGTGCCGTTCGAGTACTACCACGCCCTGCACCGCAGCGACGAGTCGCGGTTCTACGTCGGCGTACGCTGACCTGCGGCCGCCGCTACGAGGCGGCCCGCTCGTCGGCCAGCGTCTGCTCGCAGGCGAGCAGGGTCACACCCACGCTCCACGCGTGCGAGAGCGTCAGCAGCATCCCCTTCGGCTGGAAGCACGCAGTCTGGTAGTAGCGCTCGCTCACCATGCCGCGGTACGCGTTGAAGTCGCCGTCCTCGCGGGCGATGAACTGGCGGAAGCAGGCGAGCGTCTCGTCCGCGCGCTCCGCGTAGTGCGGGTCGCCGAGGGCGGCCGACAGCTCGCGCAGCTCGGCGGTGCAGACCAGTCCGTATGCGTGCAGGTGCTGATTGGAGGGGGAGGCGGTGTCGGCGCCGCGGGTCCGGAAGCCGTAGGCGCCGAGGAGGGTGTGCGGGGGGAAGCGCACGTCGTAGCTGTAGCGGAAGGTCAGCATCCAGTCGGCCGCGCGCCGGGCGACGTCGAGCCAATGCGCGTCGCCGGTCGCCCGGTGCAGCGCGACGTAGGCCATCACCGCGGCGTAGCCGTCCTCCGACGTCGGGGCGAGGTCGACGTCCTCCGGGGCGCCGTGCAGGAACTCCCGGTCGACGAACGCCTCGTAGTAGCGGCCGGCGGCGAGCGCGGCGGGCAGGTACCGCTCGTCCCGGTCGGCGGCCTCCACGAGCGCGGCGGTCCAGGTGAGGCCGGAGGCGCCGGACCAGGACAGCACCTCACCGGTCTCGGCGTGGTGCACCGAGCCGAGGTTGCCGTCGGCGCGCTGCCGGGCGACCACCGCGTCCAGGTTCGAGCGGACGGCGCGCTCCCACCGATCGTGGGTGTCCAGCGTCTGCGCCCGGATCAGGAACAGCGTCGCCTCCGCCAGCGTGCGCGAGTGCAGCCCGCGCTTCAGCTCGGTCCAGGACTGCGTCCAGCCGTGCTCGCGGTACCAGACGCCCCAGAAGGTGCCGGACGGCGAGAGCTCCGCCGTGATGAAGTCGATGACGCGGCGGGCCGCATCCACCTCGTCCGTGCGACCGGTGCGCAGGCCGTGGGCCAGCAGCGCGTACGCCCACGGGATGCCGCTGACCCAGCCGACGTGCATCGCCTGTCTGTCCACGGTGAGGCCGTCGCGGCCGCTCACCTCCCTGTCGAAGCCGACGGTCTCCAGCAGCACGCCGGGGTCGGGGTCGTAGTGCCAGGCGAGCAGACCCTCGGCGGTCAGATCCGCGGCGGTCGCCACCTCCAGCCACGGTTCGAGGGAGGACGACGGCGCCGCCTCGGCGTGCAGGGCGCGCAGCACGGGCGCGTACGCGTGCCGGTCGGCGCCGAGCTCGAAGACGCGCACCGTCACGGTCGCGGTCGAGCCGGGCTCGAAGCGGTGCGTGGAGGCGTCGGCCGGGCGCGGTCGCGCGTCGCCGTAATAGGTGACCGGGTACTCGCGGTAAGGGAAGCGCAGCGCGAGCGTCGCCTCCCCGGTGCCGGCGTCGTGGGAGAGGCCCAGGCCGGTGAGCCCGAGCGCCGTGGTCTCGTCCGCGGCGAGCGCCAGGCCGCCACGCCCCTCCCCCGCCCAGACGAACACGGCGGGCGTCGCGGCGCGGTCGGCGCGGAACTCCCAGGTGTCGCTGATGAGGGCGCCGTGCTCCGCGTCCGAGCGGGCGCCGGCCCGGAACCGGGGGAACGCGCGGGTGTTCTCGGCCGGCCGGTTCTCGCCGTAGAACGTGCCCGGGATGAGCCACCACGGGTCGTCGGCGTCCGGGACGACCGCCTCGACCAGGAGGGAGGCGTCGACGGGCGCGGCGCCCACGTAGGCGACCGAGATGCGCACCGACCAGCCGGGGTCGGCCTCCGCCCACTCCGTGCGCAGCTCGAAGGCCTCCGCCGGCGCGCCGTCCACGCGCACCCGGAGCCCGGGACGCGCGGTCACGACAGCGGACGCTCGATGAGGTCGACCTCGCGCACCGGCTCCGCAGGATCGGCGGGGACGACGAACGTGCGCAGCTGCGACGGCCCGAAGTCCTCCTCGATCGTGCGGCCGAGCAGCGGCAGCTCGATGCGCGACCGGCCGCCCTCGCCACGGGTCTCGACGGCGCGCACGACGACGTCCGCCCCGCCCGGCGCGTCCGCCGCGTCCTCGGTGCCCTTGATCGCGGTGACCATCACGGCTCCGCTGCCGTCGCTCGCGAACGAGTGCACGGGAGGGAGCACGCCGTCGTGGAACGACTCCTGCATCGCCCGCACCGGGTTGCCGAGGAGCAGCGCGCGGCGGATCGGGTCGGCCTCGCGCCAGTCGCCGGAGTGGGCGACGAGCTCGTAACTGAACCGCTGGATGCCTTGGTCCTGGAAGCTGTAGATGCCGTCCGGGTCGAGCAGCCGCGGGTCGTGCCACGAGTAGACGGGGCTGCGGACGGCGGTCACCCCGATGCTCGGCTGCTCGCCGGGGCTCACGTCGTACGCGTGTTTGTTCGTGGTGACGACCGTGAGGCCCGCCGCCGTGCCGCCGACCGTCCCGGTGAGGTCGACCCACGACTGCGCGGGCTCCTCGGCGCCGTCCACCGGCCGCTTCAGGTGGCCGAACGGGATCTCGTAGGTCGCCTCCGGCTCCTCCAGCACCGTGGGGAAGCGCAGCTTGAGCAGGTGCGCCTGCTCGCGCCAGTCGAGCGTCACGTTCACGCGCAGCACGGGCGAGTCGTGGTCGAGGATCAGCTCCTCTACCAGGGTGGATGCGCCCCACGCGCGTTCGATGCGCAGCCGGGAGCGCAGCGGGCCGGTCTCGCGGACCACGATGCGCCTCAGCTCCATGCTCGCGCCCGGCCAGGCGTACGAGACGACGCGGTGGCCCCAGGTGTCGGTCGGGTCGTCGTTGACCTGCGTGTGCTGCGTGCCGTCGACCCCGGCCATCACATCCACGCCGGTCGCCTTGACCAAGTAGGAGGAGATCCAGCCGGTCTGCTGGTCGATGCGGATGCGGACGTGCGCGGTCTCGAGGGTGTCCTCGGTGACGGTGAGGCCGGCGCCGGTGCCGGTGCCGGGGCCGGGGCCGGCGCCGGTCGCGGCGAGCGGGCCGGGGCCGGGCCGCAGCCGGTAGAGGCGGTAGCCGAGCGCGGGCAACTCGGCGCGGAACGTGACGGCGCCGCGGGAGACATCGTCCGTCGTCGCGGTGGACTGCGCGTTCTGGAACACGACCGGCGCGCCGTTCTCGTCGACGACATGCACGCCGCTGCGCTGCGCGCCGTACTGGAAGTCGACGTCGGTCGCGACCGGCCACGGGTGCGGGTTGAAGACCAGGACCGGCTGCGTGCCGTCCTCCCTTGGGACCTCGACCTGGCGGGCGATCACGTTGTGCGCCCTGGTCACGATGCGCTTGGAGACGGCGACGGCCTCGCCGAGCTGGTCGCGGGCGTCGTCGTACGACGACTCGATGGCGGAGCCGGGCAGGATGTCGTGGAACTGGTTGAACAGCACCTGCTTCCACGCCGTCTCCAGCTCCGCGCGCGGGTAGTCGATCCCGTCGGTCGCGGCGACGACGGCGGCCCAGCGCTCCGCGTTCAGCACGGCGAACTGCGCGCGGCGCTGCCACGCCTTGATGCCCGAGTGAGCGGAGTAGCAGCCGGGCGCGTGGTGCTGCAGGTCGTCGCGGCGCACGGGCAGCGCATCCAGGTACGCCTCGCCGCGGCCGAGCACCTCGTCGAAGTACGTGCGGGGAGAGGACATCGTCATCCTTCCGAAGGAGCCCATCCGGTCGTAGCGGTGGATCGACTCGATGTTGGCGATGGTCGGCCCGCCGCCGTGGTTGCCGACGCCGTAGAACACCATCGCGGTGGCGTTCTCGCCGAAGCCGACCGCGCGGTCGAGGGACTGCAGCGCCTTCTCGGTCTGGCCGTCCACCGACCCGGGCGGGCTGCAGTACTCGAACGGGATGCGGTAGGCGAGGACGCGGGAGCCGTCGGGCGCCTCCCACCAGAACAGGGTCGGCGCCAGGTCGCCCTCGTGCGGGCCGGGGCGCATGAAGGTGTAGGAGTCCATCCCCTGGCCGCGCAGGATCTGCGGGAGCATCGCGTTGTGGCCGAACGGGTCGACGTTCATGCCGACCGTCGACGGGATGCCGAACCGGGAGAGCAGGTAGCGCTGGCCGTACAGACCCTGGCGCACGAAGCTCTCGCCCATCGGCATGTTGTTGTCCGGCTCCACCCACCATCCGCCGACGTTCACCCAGCGGCCCTCGGCGACGCGCTCCTGGATGCGGGCGAACAGCTCCGGGTCGGACTCCTCCACCCAGCTCAGCAGCACGATCTGGTCGCACGTGAAGACGAAGTCCGGGTACTCGTCCATGCGGTGGATGGCGGACCAGAAGGTCGCGCGCGCCTCCTGGTAGCCCTCCTGCCACGGCCACAGCCAGACCGGGTCGAGGTGGGCGTTGCCGATCATGTGCAGGGTGCGGTCGGGGGTCGCGAGCGGGCGCGGCGCCGGCGGCAGGTCGCGCGGCTGGGCGCCGGCGGGGGCGTTGGCGACGGGAGCGCTCGCGCTGGCGGCGTTCCTCGCCATCGCTTCCGGAGTTCTTCCCGCCTCGGGCGGCGTGTCGGTGGGAACAACTCCGGAATCGATGGCGGCGGCCTTGTCGGTCACAGTGCGTACTCCTCGTCGCCGTCGGCCCACGCGTCCACGATCTCGGAGAGTACGTGGAGCATGAACGTGTGGAATTCCTGGATTCTCGGGGTGGAACTGGAGGGACTGAGCAGGGCGTGGTCGGCGAACCGCGCAGCGGGGCCGCCGTCGCCGCCCCCGAACAGCACGGTGGTCGCGCCGGCCGCCTGCGCGGCCTCGAGGGCTGACACGATGTTCGCACTCCGGCCGCTGGTCGTGAAGGCCGCGACGACGTCCCCGGGACGAGCCAGGCCCTGCACCTGGCGGGCGAACACGTCGTCGTACGAGTAGTCGTTGGCGATGCACGTCAACGTGGTGGGGTCGGTGCTCAGCGTCACGGCGCCGAGCGGGCGGCGGTCGCGCTTGTAGTGGCCGATGATCTCGCCCGTGAAGTGCTGGGCGTCGGCCGCGCTGCCGCCGTTGCCGAACGTGTACAGGATGCCGCCACTCGCGAACGCCTCGCAGAGCACCCGGCCGACGACCCGGAGCTGCGGGAGCAGGGCCTCGCCGGCCTCGGCCGTTGCGATGTGCGCGCGGAGCTGCTCGTCCATCCACTCAGACATGGTGCGGCTCCCTGGCGCTCGCGGCCGCGGCGGCGGGCGCGGCGTCGGCGGTCGCGGACGCGGCCGCGAGGCGGTCGAGGTGGTCGAAGGCGACGGCGCCCGCGCCGACGACGCACACCTCGTCGCCGAGGCCCGCGACGACGACCGTGGACGCGGCGGCGGCCGGGGGCATCGCGGACGCGGCCACCCGCTCGCGCACGGGCACGAGGAGCGCATCCCCGGAGCGGATCACGCCCCCGCCCAGCACGACGAGGTCGGGCTCGAAGACGTTGACGAGGTCGGTGATGGCGACCGAGAGGACGTCGATGGTCTCCTCCCAGAGCTCGGCGGCGAGCGCGTCGCCCGCGGCGGCTGCGGCGACGACGTGCTCGGCGCGCACCTCCCCGATGCGGGCGAGCGCGGAGTCCGCGCCGCGCTCGGCGACCGCCTCCCGCGCCCGGGCTGCGATGGAGGTGCCGGATGCGTAGCCTTCGAGGCAGCCGCGGCGTCCGCACAGGCAGAGCCGGCCGCCGGTGCGGACCATGACGTGCCCGAACTCCCCGCCGTTGCCTGCCGCGCCACGGTGCAGCCGGCCGCCGATGACAGCGCCGCCGCCGATCCCCGTAGAGATGGTCAGATAGACCATGGTGTCGGCGCCCAGGGCCGCGCCGTAGCGGAACTCGCCCAGCGCGCCGGCCGTCGCGTCGTTCTCCAGCGCGGCGGGGATGCCGAACTCGCGCTCGGCGAGTGCGACGATCGGAAGGTCGACCCAGCCGGGAAGGTGCAGCGGGCCGGTGAGCACGCCGGCCGACGCGTCGAGCGGACCACCGCAGGAGATGCCGACCGCGGCGATCCTGTCGGCCGGGATGCCCGCGTCCGCGATCGCCCGGTGACCCATCGCGAACAGTCTGGGAACGATTACACCTGGACCCTCCTCCCGGCGGGTGGGTTCGACCGCGAGTGCGTGGGTTCGGCCATCCTCCGTGACCACGGCGACGGCGAGCTTGGTGCCGCCGATGTCGAGCGAGAGGACGGCGCGTGGGCCGTTTGCCATCATGTCCTTCCGAGGGCTGCACGGTCTCACCGTCGTCGGTGGATCGTGTGGGATCGTTCCCACAGATCATAGGGTGCGCGGGTGAAGCGGGTCAACCGGGCGCCACCCCCGAAGCGCCACATCCCACCCGCCGAGGATGAGTCATGCCGCGTCCCGGGCGGCCGGGCGAGAGCGTCGCCGCCCGCAGCGGGGGCGCGACACGCCGTTTGGCGCGCCTGCATGCGGCGTGTCGCGTCCCTTGTGTGGCCAGGCGAGGGCTATTCGGTGTCGACGACCGCGTCCCCGGCCTGGCCGAGGCGGGTGGCGCCGAGGCTGACGTCGGCGGCGAGGCGCTGCCTCCGCACCGCGGCCGAGGTCGCGCGCACGGTGAACGGCAGCCGGACCGTCTCGCCGGCGCCGGCCACGACCGCTGCGGGAGCGGCGGGCGCCACGACCACCTCCCACCCCTCCGGCAGCACCAGCGCGGCGACCACCTCGCGCGGACCGTCGTACGGGTTCACCACGACCACCTCGTACTCCAGCGTCGAACCGGCCGGGACCCGCTGGTAGAACGGCTCCACGAGCACCAGGTTGCCGTCGGCGGGCGGGCGCATCCCGTCGTCCGGCAGCAGTCCGTCGTGGATGGCCGCGAGCTCGTCTCCCTGGCGGGTGAGCAGCTCCAGGTAGTCCTCGTCCACCTGCCTGCCCTGCCAGTGCCCGGTGATCATCAGACCGGGCGAGACCCTGCGGTACAGGGCCGCGCTCTGGATGAAGTCGTCGCGCCGGAACCGGTTGCGGTACTGGTAGTTGAGGATCTCGCGCTGCACGCCGAGGCGCCCCTCCGCCGTCTGCTGGTCGCCGGTGGCGAGCACCCGCACACCATCCACCTCGAACTCGAACGCCGCCGCGTACAGGGTGTGGCCGGGCAGCTCGTGGGTGGTGAACTCGTACTCCCGCCAGCGCACGGTGGGCCCGAGCGGAAGCACCCGGTCTGCCGGGATGGGCTCGAACCACTGGCAGGGCAGGTCGGTGCGCATCGGGTCGGCCATGATCGGCGCGACGTTCTCCGGCAGCCACACCTCGGTCCCCTCGACCTCCCGCAGCAGGTTCATCCCGGCCACGTGGTCGTCGTGGTAGTGCGTCCCGAGCACCACCTCGATGCTCGTCACTCCGTAGTCGCGCTTCAGCGCGGGAAGCGAGGCGAGCCACGGCCGGCGCGCCGCGCGGTCGGTGCCGGCCGGCCATCCCGTCGACATGTCGTAGCCGTAGTCGATGAGCAACGCAGCGCCGGAATCGCTGAGCAGCACGTACACGCAGGAGTTGGCGCTGCGGTTCAGCAGCAGGTGGTCCGTGAGCCGCACGAAGGGACGGTCGTACCAGTCGCGCAGGTCCCACGGCCGGGTGCGCCGCGAGTCGACGTAGTCGCCCATCCGCCTGGCGAGCTCGGCCAGGGCGGCGACGGCGTCGGGCATCGGCTCGCCGTGCGACGGGAGCAGCACATCCGGCTCCTCCTCCTGCAGCACGAAGCAGGAGAGCGCGTTCATCGCCGGGCCCTCGTTCTCTGTGTAGGACCACTGGGTCGCCGCGAGCGACCACACCTTGCCCGGCGCGTAGATCAGGTCGCCTGTGAACGCGACGCGCCCCTCGGGGCGGTCGACCAGGTAGGTCACCGAGCCCATCGTGTGGCCCGGCGTCGGCACCGTCGCAACATCCACACCGCCGTAGCGGGCCGTGCGGTACTCGGGCACCACCCCGGCGATCGGCACCGGATCGAGCAGCGAGAATCGGTCCTGCCGGAGGTTGTAGTCGTTGTAGAGCGCGCGCGCCGACCACATCTCGTCCACGCGCGCGAACAGGTCCTGCTCCACCGGCGGCACGTGGATGGGGATGCCCGCCGCCACCGCGCGCGGCAGCCCCTGGCCCTGGTCGCGGTGGTGGTGGGTCATCAGCACCGCGTCCAGGGTGGCCAGCCCCAGCTCGTGCAGGTGGTCGAGCACGTCGCCGGAGCCGAAGTCGATCGCGATCGCACCCGCCGTCGCGCCGGGCTGCGGGAGCACGACGTAGACGTTGCAGGTGTCCACGAACCGGTGGACGCCCGGCGCCACCTCGGTGAACGCGCTCATGCGGGCGACCGGCTCGACCGGCTCGACCGGTTCTCCCGGTACTCGCGCCAGAGCGCGGCGATCTCGTCGAGGTGCTCGTCCTCGATCGGCTCGCGGCTGTTGTCGATCGACTCGACGTAGTACAGCGCGGGGACCCCGAGCCGGCCCTGCACGCGGGCGTACTCCAGCCACTCGTCCCTGCTCGGCATCGGCCACTGGTCGGTGTCGATGGGGTGACCGGGCAGCGCGTTCGCGGCAACGTCGTGCCGGTAGCGCACCTGGTCGGCGACCGGCACGGGCTCGCCGTGCACCGAGTCCTCGAGCACGTCGTTCAGCCGCACCATGTCGGTGACCCCGCCGAACGAGGGATGGACGGTGTGCGTCACGACCAGCGCATCCGGCTTCACCGCCTTGGCCGCGTCGTGGATGGTGCGGACGATCGCGTGCAGCGCCGCGATGCCCCACACGTCCTCGGTGTGCGCCCTGAGGCTCGTGCCGGACGGGGCGCGCTGAGTGAAGTCCACCTTGAAGCCGTCGGCGTCAAGGCCGTCGGCGGACAGCATGTGCGTGACCTGCGCGGCCAGCGCCTCCAGGTACGCGGGGTTGGACGGGTCGACCGAGAGCGGACGACCGCCCGCGTCACGCACCGTGAGCTCGGCGGGGAGACCGGACGGGTCCCATGCCTTGAACCAGAGCAGCACACGCTGCCCCGCCGCGTGGCGGCCGGCGATCCAGCCGCGCAGGTCCGGCCACTTGAGGTGGTCGACGGTGTTGGTGCCGTAGTCCGCCTGCCAGCGGTCGTCGATCACGACCGTGCCCGGGTGGATGCCGCGCTCGGCGAGCCGCGCGAGCCAGCGGTCGTACAGCTCCTGGCGAGCGAGGTCGGGGGCGAACGCGGCACCGGCCGGCAGCACGAACCCGTCGGCGTCGTCGGTGGCGAGCGCCTCGCCCTCGTGGCTCATCCGCACGGCGAGGGCGCACTGCGCGCCCCAGCCGCAGAAGATCGGCTCGAGCCACCAGTCCGCCGCCGGACCGGGCTCGGCCGCCCAGCCGCGCGCGACGAGGTCGTCGCGGTAGTCGCGGATCGCCGTGAGCGGCGCCCCGGCGGGACGCAGCACGAACTCCGGCGACGACCAGCCGCCCGGTCCCACCCGGGTGTGCCCCTCGTACGCCAGCCGCAGCAGGAAGCCGCCGTCGAGAGCGTCGTACCGGAACGTGGTGAAGCCGAGCTGCTCGACGGGCGCGACGACGGAGACGCCCAGCCAGTCGCCGACGGGCATGTCGGTGGGACCGTGCGCCGCCTCCGCGCCGATCGCCGGGCGGCCGAAGGCGAACACCAGCGGGGGCGGCGAGAAGATGCCGTGCAGGCGCCCGGGCTCGGCGTCGCCGACGACGCCGAGCTGCGCCTGGCTGCTCGACGGACGCACGACCTGCACCGGCTCGGTGGGCGTCGGCACGAAGACCGAGGGGAACCGGATTCCTGAGCGGAAGGTGCCCGCCGCACCGGTCGGCAGGGCGGCCTGGCCGCCGAAGACGGTGACGTCGGCGATCCGGGCGTCCTCCTCTGCGGTGGTCACCTCGATCTGGGCGCGCACCTCGCCGGGGGTGCAGCGCAGGACGAGGGCCCGGGTCGCCCACGCGCTCGAGTCGCTGATGACCCGCACCACGACGTCGCCGCCCGGCTCCTCCTCCAGGGTGACCGCGGTCGGGCCGGAGGCCTCGTCGGGCATCCCGACGCGGTCGACGCCGGCGATGAGCGAGAGGTCGGTCCACAGCTCGCCGCTCGCCGAGGCGAGCGTGGCGCGCGGCCGCGCGAGCGCGACGCCGAGAGTGTAGGCGGGGGCCGTGATCACAACCTCGGTCGCGCCGCGGGTGACCGTGATGTCGGTGTGGGTGGTCTGCATCGTCCTTCGGGGTTCTCGGGGAGCTCGTCGCGGAGAAGAGGGGATGGGGTCAGCGGGCGCGGAGGCCCGCGCGAGCGGCGACGGAGTCGGCGGTGACCGCGCCGCCCCGGCCGTGGAGCGTGATGCGGAACGTCGGCTCTGGGGCGAAGCCGACGGTGGGTGCTGCGGCCCCGCCCGGAGTCCTGGGGAGGACGAGCGCGCCGTCCGCCTCCACACCGTAGCGGAACTCGCCCGCGAAAGCAGGATGCGTGCTGTGCCGCTTCGCGAGCGCGAGCGCGACCGCGGTGTCGGGAAGGGAGGACGGACGGGGCCGCGGGCGGCGTGGCGCGGCGAAGGGAGGAGACCAGCGGGGAATTGGGGGCGGATCCCCTCCGTTTCCGACGGGCCGGTGGGCCCGCGTGCAATTCCGGAGAACCCGGCGGCGCTTGGCGTTCTGGGACCGTAGGAACGGGGAAAGCGGCGGGATCGGGGCCGCTTCTCCGGAGTCACGGACGCGCACGCCGGTGCTCACGGCCGCACCCCCGAGGTTCCGTCGGGACCGGACGCGGCCGGCCGGTTCGCGCTGGCGACCGGCCCGTCCGGGCCCGACGGGGTCAGTGCCTCCCGCAGCCGCGCGACGCCGCCGGCCGGGGAGGTGAGCACGGGGACGTCGACACCCGCCGCGGCGGCGGCATCCGCCATCGACGCCTGGGCGAGCACGACCACCGTCGCCTCGCCCGCGACCGCACGGACGGCCTCGGCGATCAGCCGGTCGTGCGTCGCGCGGTCGCCCTCGGCGCGCGCAGCCGCGGCGCCGGCGACGACGCGGGCCGTGACGACGGCGCCCGACCCCTGCGCGGCGGCCTCGCGCTCGATGAGGCGCGAGGTGGGTCCGAGCGTCGCC
It encodes the following:
- a CDS encoding glycoside hydrolase family 38 C-terminal domain-containing protein — its product is MARNAASASAPVANAPAGAQPRDLPPAPRPLATPDRTLHMIGNAHLDPVWLWPWQEGYQEARATFWSAIHRMDEYPDFVFTCDQIVLLSWVEESDPELFARIQERVAEGRWVNVGGWWVEPDNNMPMGESFVRQGLYGQRYLLSRFGIPSTVGMNVDPFGHNAMLPQILRGQGMDSYTFMRPGPHEGDLAPTLFWWEAPDGSRVLAYRIPFEYCSPPGSVDGQTEKALQSLDRAVGFGENATAMVFYGVGNHGGGPTIANIESIHRYDRMGSFGRMTMSSPRTYFDEVLGRGEAYLDALPVRRDDLQHHAPGCYSAHSGIKAWQRRAQFAVLNAERWAAVVAATDGIDYPRAELETAWKQVLFNQFHDILPGSAIESSYDDARDQLGEAVAVSKRIVTRAHNVIARQVEVPREDGTQPVLVFNPHPWPVATDVDFQYGAQRSGVHVVDENGAPVVFQNAQSTATTDDVSRGAVTFRAELPALGYRLYRLRPGPGPLAATGAGPGPGTGTGAGLTVTEDTLETAHVRIRIDQQTGWISSYLVKATGVDVMAGVDGTQHTQVNDDPTDTWGHRVVSYAWPGASMELRRIVVRETGPLRSRLRIERAWGASTLVEELILDHDSPVLRVNVTLDWREQAHLLKLRFPTVLEEPEATYEIPFGHLKRPVDGAEEPAQSWVDLTGTVGGTAAGLTVVTTNKHAYDVSPGEQPSIGVTAVRSPVYSWHDPRLLDPDGIYSFQDQGIQRFSYELVAHSGDWREADPIRRALLLGNPVRAMQESFHDGVLPPVHSFASDGSGAVMVTAIKGTEDAADAPGGADVVVRAVETRGEGGRSRIELPLLGRTIEEDFGPSQLRTFVVPADPAEPVREVDLIERPLS
- a CDS encoding SIS domain-containing protein: MSEWMDEQLRAHIATAEAGEALLPQLRVVGRVLCEAFASGGILYTFGNGGSAADAQHFTGEIIGHYKRDRRPLGAVTLSTDPTTLTCIANDYSYDDVFARQVQGLARPGDVVAAFTTSGRSANIVSALEAAQAAGATTVLFGGGDGGPAARFADHALLSPSSSTPRIQEFHTFMLHVLSEIVDAWADGDEEYAL
- a CDS encoding ROK family protein; this translates as MMANGPRAVLSLDIGGTKLAVAVVTEDGRTHALAVEPTRREEGPGVIVPRLFAMGHRAIADAGIPADRIAAVGISCGGPLDASAGVLTGPLHLPGWVDLPIVALAEREFGIPAALENDATAGALGEFRYGAALGADTMVYLTISTGIGGGAVIGGRLHRGAAGNGGEFGHVMVRTGGRLCLCGRRGCLEGYASGTSIAARAREAVAERGADSALARIGEVRAEHVVAAAAAGDALAAELWEETIDVLSVAITDLVNVFEPDLVVLGGGVIRSGDALLVPVRERVAASAMPPAAAASTVVVAGLGDEVCVVGAGAVAFDHLDRLAAASATADAAPAAAAASAREPHHV
- a CDS encoding MBL fold metallo-hydrolase; translated protein: MSAFTEVAPGVHRFVDTCNVYVVLPQPGATAGAIAIDFGSGDVLDHLHELGLATLDAVLMTHHHRDQGQGLPRAVAAGIPIHVPPVEQDLFARVDEMWSARALYNDYNLRQDRFSLLDPVPIAGVVPEYRTARYGGVDVATVPTPGHTMGSVTYLVDRPEGRVAFTGDLIYAPGKVWSLAATQWSYTENEGPAMNALSCFVLQEEEPDVLLPSHGEPMPDAVAALAELARRMGDYVDSRRTRPWDLRDWYDRPFVRLTDHLLLNRSANSCVYVLLSDSGAALLIDYGYDMSTGWPAGTDRAARRPWLASLPALKRDYGVTSIEVVLGTHYHDDHVAGMNLLREVEGTEVWLPENVAPIMADPMRTDLPCQWFEPIPADRVLPLGPTVRWREYEFTTHELPGHTLYAAAFEFEVDGVRVLATGDQQTAEGRLGVQREILNYQYRNRFRRDDFIQSAALYRRVSPGLMITGHWQGRQVDEDYLELLTRQGDELAAIHDGLLPDDGMRPPADGNLVLVEPFYQRVPAGSTLEYEVVVVNPYDGPREVVAALVLPEGWEVVVAPAAPAAVVAGAGETVRLPFTVRATSAAVRRQRLAADVSLGATRLGQAGDAVVDTE